In a genomic window of Candidatus Omnitrophota bacterium:
- the fusA gene encoding elongation factor G, protein MRKIPLDKIRNIGIIAHIDAGKTTTSERVLFYTGKNYKIGEVHDGAATMDWMVQEQERGITITAAATTCKWKDITINLIDTPGHVDFTIEVERSLKVLDGAVVVFCGVGGVEPQSETVWRQADRYGVPRIAFVNKMDRTGSDFFAAIDQMHQRLGANAAAIQLPVGREGGFNGLVDLVEKKLIHYEDELGKEFEIKEIPEDLIADFEKHRMILVEKVAEADDKIMEDYLQGKVVTNEELKAAIRRSVIANKFVPVLCGSAFKNKGVQMVLDAVKDYLPSPVDVPPVKGTNPDTGEFEEVTASDEAPFTALCFKVASDPFVGKIYFTRMYSGTLASGTYIYNATKRERERVTKIVKMHANHQEVTDSISTGDIAALVGLKDTKTGDTLCTEKNPILIEAMRFPEPVIQQAIEPKSKDAQEKLGIAMHKLEDEDPSFRVTYNQETGQTLIAGMGQLHLEIIIDRILREFNVEATVGAPQVAYRETIKKSVPSVGKFISQSGGRGQYGHCVIEMSPQETPGTGITFEDKIKSGAIPREFIPAVKQGVMGAAKNGVLAGYPVTDVKVVLVDGSFHEVDSSELAFKMAGSLAFQDGMKRAKPVLLEPIMDIEVVVPEEFMGQIIGDLSSRRAKIIALGQRLNLRTIRANVPLSEVFNYATVIRSLTQGRASYTMEPSFYSEVPTQVAEKVIQGSTNTKERKTF, encoded by the coding sequence ATGAGAAAGATTCCTTTAGATAAAATTAGAAATATCGGAATAATTGCCCACATCGACGCCGGAAAAACTACGACCAGCGAGCGTGTTTTGTTTTATACTGGTAAAAATTATAAGATTGGCGAGGTGCATGACGGGGCAGCGACTATGGACTGGATGGTCCAGGAGCAGGAAAGGGGCATTACGATTACCGCCGCCGCGACTACTTGTAAATGGAAGGATATCACGATTAATTTAATTGATACTCCGGGCCACGTGGATTTTACCATTGAAGTGGAAAGGTCATTGAAGGTTTTAGACGGTGCGGTGGTTGTTTTTTGCGGAGTCGGAGGGGTTGAACCGCAATCAGAAACCGTATGGCGCCAGGCGGACCGTTATGGCGTGCCAAGGATCGCCTTTGTCAATAAGATGGACCGCACAGGTTCGGATTTTTTTGCGGCAATTGACCAGATGCACCAAAGACTAGGAGCCAATGCCGCGGCAATCCAGCTTCCGGTTGGCCGGGAAGGCGGTTTTAACGGGCTTGTAGACTTGGTTGAGAAAAAATTGATTCATTATGAAGATGAACTCGGGAAAGAATTTGAGATAAAAGAAATTCCGGAAGATTTAATTGCCGATTTTGAAAAACACCGTATGATCCTGGTGGAAAAAGTTGCCGAAGCGGATGATAAAATTATGGAAGATTATTTACAGGGTAAGGTTGTAACTAATGAAGAGTTAAAAGCGGCCATCCGCAGAAGCGTAATTGCAAATAAATTTGTGCCGGTCCTTTGCGGATCGGCTTTTAAAAATAAAGGCGTGCAAATGGTCTTGGATGCGGTAAAGGATTATCTGCCTTCTCCGGTTGATGTGCCCCCGGTAAAAGGCACAAATCCGGATACGGGGGAATTCGAAGAGGTAACCGCAAGCGATGAAGCTCCTTTTACTGCCTTATGTTTTAAGGTAGCCTCAGATCCTTTTGTCGGCAAAATCTATTTTACAAGAATGTATTCGGGAACGCTTGCTTCGGGAACTTATATTTACAATGCTACTAAAAGAGAAAGAGAGCGTGTGACTAAAATTGTTAAAATGCACGCTAACCACCAGGAGGTTACGGACAGTATTTCTACGGGCGATATTGCCGCGCTGGTGGGTTTAAAAGATACCAAGACCGGTGACACTTTATGCACGGAAAAAAACCCGATTCTTATTGAAGCCATGCGTTTTCCGGAACCGGTTATTCAGCAGGCAATTGAGCCTAAGAGCAAGGATGCCCAGGAGAAACTGGGTATTGCCATGCATAAGTTAGAAGATGAAGATCCGTCATTTCGGGTTACTTATAATCAAGAGACCGGACAGACCCTGATTGCCGGTATGGGCCAGCTGCATTTGGAAATTATTATTGACCGGATTTTACGCGAGTTTAATGTTGAGGCTACGGTTGGGGCTCCGCAGGTTGCCTACCGGGAGACAATCAAGAAAAGTGTTCCTAGCGTCGGAAAATTTATTTCCCAATCCGGCGGCCGCGGGCAATACGGCCATTGTGTCATTGAGATGAGTCCGCAAGAGACTCCGGGCACAGGCATAACCTTTGAAGATAAAATAAAAAGCGGCGCTATCCCGCGTGAATTTATCCCGGCGGTAAAACAGGGCGTAATGGGCGCGGCTAAGAATGGCGTTTTGGCCGGTTATCCGGTTACCGATGTCAAAGTTGTTTTGGTCGACGGTTCATTTCATGAAGTCGATTCTTCGGAATTGGCATTTAAAATGGCAGGTTCCCTGGCTTTTCAGGATGGGATGAAAAGGGCCAAGCCAGTTTTATTAGAACCGATTATGGATATTGAGGTAGTTGTGCCCGAAGAATTTATGGGACAGATTATCGGTGATTTAAGCAGCCGGCGCGCAAAAATAATTGCCCTTGGTCAGAGGTTAAATTTACGTACCATCCGTGCCAATGTTCCGTTGTCGGAAGTTTTTAATTACGCAACGGTAATAAGATCCTTGACACAGGGCCGTGCATCATATACAATGGAACCTTCCTTTTACAGCGAAGTTCCAACACAGGTAGCGGAAAAAGTTATTCAAGGCTCAACAAACACAAAAGAAAGAAAGACATTTTAA
- the rpsL gene encoding 30S ribosomal protein S12: protein MPTIAQLIRHGRISKKKRSKSPALKACPQRRGVCIQVRTMTPKKPNSALRKIARVRLTTGLEVTAYIPGEGHNLQEHSIVMVRGGRVKDLPGVRYHIIRGTLDASGVNARRRGRSKYGAKRPKAA from the coding sequence ATGCCCACAATTGCCCAGTTAATCAGACACGGTAGAATTTCGAAAAAGAAGCGAAGTAAGTCTCCGGCTTTAAAAGCTTGTCCTCAAAGGAGAGGCGTATGTATCCAAGTGCGTACGATGACGCCGAAGAAACCTAACTCTGCGCTGCGTAAGATTGCCAGGGTCAGGCTGACAACGGGCTTAGAAGTTACTGCCTATATTCCGGGTGAAGGGCATAATCTTCAGGAGCATTCCATTGTTATGGTCAGAGGCGGCAGGGTTAAAGATTTACCCGGTGTGCGTTACCATATTATCAGAGGCACATTGGATGCTTCAGGGGTTAACGCCCGCAGAAGAGGGCGCTCTAAATACGGAGCCAAGAGGCCAAAAGCGGCTTAA
- the rpoC gene encoding DNA-directed RNA polymerase subunit beta' — protein sequence MEEIVSFDSISIKIASPQVIKGWSKGDVKKAETINYRTLKPEKDGLFCEKIFGPVRDWECNCGKYKGIKFKGITCDRCGVTVDRSSVRRERMGHIDLATPVTHIWFFKAVPSRMSALLDIGLRDLERIIYYEEYVVVDPGSTPLKKKELLTDEQYQEALSKYGASFKAKIGAEAISELLKELDLDAVCRKFRKDLEKSKDVLNNRKAIKSLKIVEDFKKSGNKPEWMILEIVPVIPPDLRPLVPLEGGRFATSDLNDLYRRVINRNNRLKKLMELSAPEIIIRNEKRMLQEAVDALLDNGRHGKPVNGANNRPLKSLSDMLKGKQGRFRQNLLGKRVDYSGRSVIVVGPELKLHECGLPKQMALELFEPFIIKKLREKGFVHTIKGARRMVERGKIEVWDILDEVIKDHPIMLNRAPTLHRLGIQAFQPLLIEGKSIKIHPLVCTAFNADFDGDQMAVHVPLSLESQLETKVLIMAINNIFSPADGRPVISPTQDIILGLAYLSREKAGAQGEGKIFSSPDEVLIAYDDKAVELHAKIKIYVHSLYNFDQKKAIDAKQMITTTVGRVLFNQALPPEFGFVNCDLNKGKVSDVVVSCYKRFGHTTTIKLLDDIKRLGFEMGTLGGISIGIDDMTVPVDKPQVLKESKEEVAKVEDQYRKGIITDSERKSKVIDIWTHATDKISDLLFKGMDSFNPIFMMADSGARGSRLQVRQLAGMRGLMAKPSGEIIENPITANFREGLNVLEYFISTHGARKGLADTALKTADAGYLTRRLVDVAQEVIICEEDCGTLNGITVSAITEGDEEVVGLKDRIIGRVALDNVVDIITDEVIVEQGSEITEEKTEQIERLGIEKIRIRSVLTCESGRGVCAKCYGRNLSTGRLIELGEAVGVVAAQSIGEPGTQLTMRTFHIGGTASRTIEQSFIKAKNEGIIKYHNLRVTLKNKEYVVLNRNGAISINDAQGRELERYPLPQGAFILIADGEKVTKGVSFVHWDPYTLPVLTEVGGIVRFEDLRENVTMREEINPVTKLAERVVVEHKPEYHPQVVILDDKKEVLGIYPIPIGAHIIVRDGERVGGGDLLAKIPRTVVKTRDITGGLPRVAELFEARRPKDPAIISEIDGFVEFGETKKNQRVIIIKSATGMAREYIIPHGKHPNVYKGDKVTAGQQLTDGPVVLQDILSVCGDKVLQEYLVNEVQEVYRLQGVRINDKHIEVIIRQMLKKVRVEDPGDTEFLATQQVDKWVFQKENTRVIKKGGKPAQATPLLLGITKASLTTESFISAASFQETTRVLTEAATSGKRDELFGLKENVIVGHLIPAGTGFRAHRDIEVVKVGAENSEEKKEKKE from the coding sequence ATGGAAGAGATCGTATCGTTTGACAGTATTTCAATTAAGATTGCCAGCCCTCAGGTAATTAAAGGATGGTCTAAGGGCGACGTCAAAAAAGCCGAAACGATTAATTACCGCACCCTCAAGCCGGAAAAAGACGGCCTGTTTTGTGAAAAGATTTTTGGCCCGGTGCGTGACTGGGAATGTAATTGCGGTAAATATAAAGGCATAAAATTCAAAGGTATTACCTGTGACCGTTGCGGAGTAACGGTTGATCGTTCAAGTGTCCGGCGCGAACGCATGGGGCATATTGATTTAGCTACGCCGGTTACGCATATCTGGTTTTTTAAGGCTGTGCCCAGCAGGATGAGCGCGCTCTTAGATATCGGCTTAAGGGATTTGGAAAGAATTATCTATTATGAGGAATATGTTGTAGTGGATCCCGGGAGTACGCCATTAAAGAAAAAAGAGCTGCTTACCGATGAACAATATCAGGAAGCGCTGAGCAAATATGGCGCAAGTTTCAAGGCCAAGATTGGCGCCGAGGCAATCAGCGAACTTTTGAAGGAATTAGACCTGGATGCGGTCTGCCGTAAATTCAGGAAAGATTTAGAGAAATCCAAAGACGTTTTAAATAACCGCAAAGCGATTAAGAGCTTAAAGATTGTCGAGGATTTTAAGAAAAGCGGGAATAAGCCGGAATGGATGATTTTAGAAATTGTTCCGGTAATCCCTCCGGATTTGCGCCCCCTGGTTCCTTTGGAGGGCGGAAGGTTTGCCACAAGCGATCTTAATGATTTATACCGCCGGGTAATTAACCGCAATAATCGTTTAAAGAAATTAATGGAGTTAAGTGCCCCTGAGATTATTATCCGCAATGAAAAGCGCATGCTTCAGGAAGCAGTGGATGCGCTTTTGGATAATGGCCGCCATGGTAAGCCGGTAAACGGCGCCAATAACCGTCCGTTGAAATCCCTTTCCGATATGCTTAAAGGAAAGCAGGGAAGGTTCCGCCAGAATCTTCTGGGTAAGCGCGTAGATTATTCGGGGCGTTCGGTAATTGTTGTGGGCCCGGAGTTAAAACTTCATGAATGCGGGCTTCCTAAACAGATGGCCCTGGAGTTATTTGAGCCGTTTATTATTAAGAAATTAAGAGAAAAAGGGTTTGTACATACGATCAAAGGCGCCCGCCGAATGGTTGAGCGCGGTAAGATCGAAGTCTGGGATATTTTGGATGAAGTGATTAAAGACCATCCGATCATGCTCAACCGTGCCCCGACCCTGCACCGTTTAGGTATTCAGGCATTCCAGCCGTTGTTAATCGAAGGAAAATCAATAAAAATACATCCATTAGTTTGTACTGCTTTTAACGCCGACTTTGACGGGGATCAGATGGCTGTGCATGTGCCTTTATCCTTGGAATCACAATTAGAGACCAAGGTGCTCATTATGGCCATTAATAACATATTTTCTCCTGCTGATGGCCGGCCGGTAATTTCTCCTACTCAGGATATAATTTTGGGCCTGGCATATTTGAGCCGGGAAAAAGCAGGCGCGCAAGGCGAGGGAAAAATCTTCTCCAGCCCTGATGAAGTTTTAATCGCTTATGATGATAAGGCAGTGGAGTTACACGCTAAAATCAAGATTTACGTTCATAGCTTATATAATTTTGACCAGAAAAAGGCCATTGACGCAAAGCAGATGATCACGACTACTGTCGGCCGGGTATTATTCAATCAGGCCTTGCCTCCCGAGTTTGGGTTTGTCAATTGTGATTTAAATAAAGGTAAGGTCAGCGATGTGGTGGTTAGCTGCTATAAGAGGTTTGGCCACACTACGACCATTAAACTGCTCGATGATATTAAAAGATTAGGTTTTGAGATGGGCACCCTGGGCGGTATCTCTATTGGAATTGATGACATGACTGTTCCCGTAGATAAGCCCCAAGTTTTAAAAGAATCTAAAGAAGAGGTAGCTAAGGTTGAAGATCAATACCGTAAAGGTATCATTACTGACAGCGAGCGTAAATCCAAGGTAATTGATATCTGGACGCACGCGACGGATAAAATTTCGGATCTTTTGTTTAAGGGTATGGATTCTTTTAACCCGATCTTTATGATGGCAGACAGCGGGGCGCGCGGTTCGCGCCTGCAGGTCAGGCAGCTTGCCGGTATGCGCGGCCTGATGGCTAAGCCCAGCGGGGAAATCATTGAGAACCCGATTACGGCAAATTTCCGCGAAGGCTTGAATGTTTTAGAGTATTTTATTTCTACCCACGGCGCGCGAAAAGGCTTGGCTGATACTGCGCTTAAAACCGCGGATGCAGGTTATTTAACCCGCAGGCTGGTCGATGTTGCTCAAGAGGTGATTATTTGCGAGGAGGATTGCGGGACGCTTAATGGTATTACGGTTTCGGCGATTACTGAAGGTGACGAAGAGGTGGTCGGGCTTAAAGACCGGATCATCGGAAGAGTTGCTTTGGACAATGTGGTTGATATTATTACCGATGAGGTTATTGTTGAGCAGGGAAGCGAAATAACCGAGGAGAAGACCGAACAGATTGAAAGATTAGGAATTGAAAAAATCCGTATTCGCAGCGTTTTAACCTGTGAATCCGGAAGGGGAGTTTGCGCTAAATGTTATGGCCGCAATCTTTCTACCGGCAGGTTAATCGAATTAGGAGAAGCTGTCGGGGTTGTGGCTGCCCAGAGTATCGGTGAGCCCGGTACGCAGTTGACCATGAGGACATTCCATATCGGAGGTACCGCCTCAAGGACTATTGAGCAGTCATTTATTAAAGCCAAGAATGAAGGTATAATCAAATATCATAATTTAAGGGTTACGCTTAAGAATAAAGAGTATGTCGTCTTAAACAGAAATGGGGCAATCAGTATTAACGATGCCCAGGGCCGGGAACTAGAGCGTTATCCGCTTCCGCAAGGCGCGTTCATTCTTATTGCCGACGGAGAAAAGGTTACCAAGGGGGTATCTTTTGTGCATTGGGATCCTTATACCTTACCGGTGCTTACTGAAGTTGGCGGTATAGTGCGTTTTGAAGATTTACGCGAAAATGTTACGATGCGTGAAGAGATTAATCCGGTCACAAAATTAGCTGAGCGCGTAGTGGTTGAACATAAGCCGGAGTATCATCCTCAGGTAGTTATCCTGGATGATAAAAAAGAAGTTTTAGGGATATATCCTATTCCTATCGGCGCCCACATTATTGTTCGCGATGGCGAACGGGTAGGCGGAGGAGACCTCCTGGCAAAAATTCCGCGTACCGTTGTTAAAACCCGCGATATTACCGGCGGCCTTCCGCGCGTTGCCGAGCTTTTTGAAGCCAGGCGCCCGAAGGATCCGGCCATTATCAGTGAAATTGACGGGTTTGTTGAGTTTGGGGAAACCAAGAAAAATCAGCGCGTAATCATTATAAAATCGGCAACCGGCATGGCCAGGGAATATATTATTCCCCATGGTAAACATCCGAATGTTTACAAAGGGGATAAAGTTACCGCCGGCCAGCAGCTTACCGACGGTCCGGTAGTTTTGCAGGATATTTTAAGTGTCTGCGGCGATAAGGTTTTGCAGGAGTACTTGGTAAATGAAGTGCAGGAGGTTTATCGCTTGCAGGGAGTGCGGATTAATGATAAGCATATCGAAGTAATTATCCGCCAGATGCTCAAAAAAGTAAGGGTTGAGGATCCGGGTGATACGGAGTTTTTGGCTACCCAGCAGGTAGATAAATGGGTATTCCAAAAAGAGAATACCCGGGTGATCAAAAAAGGCGGCAAGCCGGCTCAGGCAACGCCCCTGCTTTTGGGCATTACCAAGGCTTCGCTTACTACCGAGAGTTTTATCTCCGCTGCCAGTTTTCAGGAAACTACCCGCGTTCTAACCGAGGCGGCAACCAGCGGTAAACGGGATGAATTATTTGGTTTAAAAGAAAATGTTATCGTTGGGCACTTGATTCCGGCTGGTACCGGATTTAGGGCCCATCGCGATATTGAAGTAGTAAAAGTAGGAGCTGAAAACAGCGAGGAAAAGAAAGAGAAAAAGGAATAA
- the rpsG gene encoding 30S ribosomal protein S7, with protein MRRRKAQEKVILADPKYNSKIIAKFMNMVMVDGKKAVAEKLVYSAFDIVLKNLNEQDILKVFYKALDNARPRLEVKPRRVGGATYQVPIEVRQERGTSIALRWIRDFAQNRKGKPMQEKLADEIIAAYKGEGSAIKKRDDTHKMAESNKAYAHFRW; from the coding sequence ATGAGAAGAAGAAAAGCGCAGGAAAAAGTTATTCTAGCAGACCCTAAATATAACAGCAAAATAATCGCCAAGTTTATGAATATGGTTATGGTCGACGGAAAGAAGGCTGTGGCGGAAAAATTAGTTTACAGCGCTTTTGATATTGTGCTCAAGAATTTAAATGAGCAGGATATTTTAAAAGTATTTTATAAGGCATTAGATAATGCCCGGCCGCGCCTGGAAGTAAAACCGCGCAGGGTTGGCGGGGCTACTTATCAGGTGCCGATAGAAGTAAGGCAGGAGCGCGGCACCTCCATTGCCTTGCGTTGGATCAGGGATTTTGCCCAGAATAGAAAAGGCAAGCCTATGCAGGAAAAATTAGCCGATGAAATTATCGCCGCGTACAAGGGCGAGGGTTCGGCAATCAAAAAGAGGGATGATACGCATAAGATGGCTGAGTCCAACAAGGCCTATGCGCATTTTAGATGGTAA
- the rpoB gene encoding DNA-directed RNA polymerase subunit beta, whose amino-acid sequence MIKRKNFAKIKEVYDLPDLLDVQLDTYREFLQMDLPAGEKKNQGLQEVFGEIFPIENADRSVKLEFISYSLGKPKYTMSESKNRSLTYAAPLKVKFRLTTPRETKEQDAYFGEIPLMTETGTFIINGDERVVVSQLQRSPGVSFEEELHPTGKKIFYGRVIPYRGAWLEFKYDLTETITAYVDRRRNFPATQILRILGFSEDSQIFAAFGKEHPEIVNTLKKDYTKNKEEAYLDFYRKMRPTEPVTKEAAEGLFYRLFFDPARYDLERAGRFILNRKLGMEMSLDKRILDSDTVIKVIEYLIKLNAGSGKIDDIDHLGNRRVKSVGELVQNQVRIGLSRVERSIKERLSILGEFDNLNVHYLINSKLLSNQIRDFFGRSQLSQFMDQINPLAEMTHKRRLSALGPGGLSRERAGFEVRDIHPSHYGRVCPIETPEGPNIGLIASLSCFARINSLGLIETPYRKVEDGRVTKKFEYLTADIEEDKFIAQADVPLDSEGYFVDKFVTCRYKDDFPKVPAKDVQYMDVSAKQLVSVAASLIPFLEHDDANRALMGSNMQRQAVPLMITEVPLVGTDMEAKVAQDSGTVVIAEDSGKVTSVDASAITVGKKIYHLKKFLRTNADTSINQRPLVKLGERIEAGQAIADGIATKEGELALGKNVLVSLMPWRGYNFEDAILISERLVKQDSFTSIHIEEFEIEAAETRLGNEEITRDIPNVSEEALRNLDEDGIIRVGAEVGAGDILVGKITPKTDSEPSPEERLLRAIFGEKAGDVRDTSLIVPPGVEGIVIDVHVFQRKDRGRKTKEEKTKELAKIRELKAYYKQEIEFLQAEKTLRLSQVLGIDKKKVEKFDFSDNEEAKILAASFDEQMQELLAEEEQEIEKVRRGDELPTGILKRVVVYVATKRKLSEGDKLAGRHGNKGVVARIIPEENMPYMPDGTPVDVVLNPLGVPSRMNVGQILECHLGWAAKVLGINVSCPVFDGAKEAEIKELLKKADLPEDGKITLYDGYTGEPFDQKVTVGYMYILKLIHLVDEKIHARSIGPYSLVTQQPLGGKAQFGGQRLGEMEVWALEAYGAAFTLQEMLTVKSDDVSGRTRIYEAIVKGEQRLTHGTPESFNVLIKELQGLCLDIKTEKAK is encoded by the coding sequence ATGATTAAACGAAAAAATTTTGCCAAGATAAAGGAAGTCTACGATTTACCTGATCTTTTAGATGTTCAGCTGGACACTTATCGTGAATTTCTGCAGATGGATCTGCCGGCCGGAGAAAAGAAAAATCAGGGCTTGCAGGAAGTTTTTGGTGAGATCTTTCCTATCGAAAACGCTGACCGTTCAGTGAAGCTGGAATTTATCAGTTATTCTTTAGGGAAACCCAAATACACAATGAGCGAATCCAAAAATCGCTCATTAACTTATGCCGCCCCGTTAAAAGTAAAATTCCGCTTAACTACTCCCCGGGAAACAAAAGAGCAGGACGCTTATTTTGGGGAGATTCCCTTGATGACCGAAACCGGGACTTTCATTATCAACGGTGATGAACGGGTGGTCGTTAGCCAGCTGCAACGATCTCCCGGAGTATCTTTTGAAGAAGAGCTGCATCCTACCGGAAAGAAGATTTTTTACGGCAGGGTTATTCCTTACCGCGGCGCTTGGTTAGAATTTAAATATGATCTTACCGAAACCATTACCGCTTATGTTGACCGCCGCAGGAATTTTCCCGCAACTCAAATTTTAAGGATCTTAGGTTTCTCCGAAGACAGCCAGATATTTGCCGCTTTTGGCAAAGAGCATCCTGAAATTGTTAATACCCTGAAGAAAGATTACACTAAAAATAAAGAAGAAGCATACCTTGATTTCTACCGCAAAATGCGGCCGACGGAGCCGGTAACCAAAGAGGCTGCTGAAGGCTTGTTTTATAGATTATTTTTTGATCCGGCCAGATATGATTTAGAAAGAGCCGGCCGTTTTATTTTGAATCGTAAACTAGGGATGGAGATGTCTTTAGATAAAAGGATACTTGATTCCGATACTGTAATTAAGGTGATCGAGTATTTAATTAAACTTAATGCCGGTTCGGGTAAAATTGATGATATTGACCATTTGGGAAACCGCCGCGTAAAGAGCGTCGGCGAGTTGGTTCAAAATCAGGTGCGTATCGGGTTATCCCGCGTTGAGCGTTCAATCAAAGAGAGGCTGAGTATTTTAGGTGAGTTTGATAATTTAAATGTGCATTACCTGATTAATTCCAAACTTTTAAGCAATCAAATCCGGGATTTCTTCGGGCGCAGCCAGTTATCCCAGTTTATGGATCAGATTAATCCTTTAGCCGAAATGACGCATAAGCGCCGTTTAAGCGCTTTAGGGCCGGGAGGGCTTTCCCGCGAAAGGGCGGGGTTTGAGGTCAGGGATATCCACCCTTCACATTATGGAAGGGTTTGTCCTATTGAGACACCGGAAGGCCCGAATATCGGTTTGATTGCCTCTTTGAGTTGTTTTGCGCGGATTAATTCTTTAGGCCTGATCGAGACTCCTTACCGTAAAGTAGAAGACGGCCGGGTGACTAAAAAATTTGAATATTTGACCGCGGACATTGAAGAGGATAAGTTTATCGCCCAAGCTGATGTCCCGTTAGATAGCGAAGGGTATTTTGTGGATAAATTTGTTACCTGCCGCTATAAGGATGATTTCCCGAAAGTGCCGGCAAAAGATGTGCAGTATATGGATGTTTCGGCAAAACAGCTGGTTTCCGTCGCTGCTTCCCTGATTCCTTTCTTAGAGCACGATGATGCCAACCGCGCGTTGATGGGTTCAAACATGCAAAGGCAGGCTGTTCCCTTGATGATTACCGAGGTACCTTTGGTTGGTACCGATATGGAAGCAAAAGTCGCCCAGGATTCCGGCACCGTAGTTATCGCCGAGGATTCCGGAAAAGTAACCAGCGTCGATGCTTCCGCCATTACCGTGGGTAAGAAAATTTATCATCTGAAGAAATTTTTGCGTACTAATGCCGATACCTCGATAAATCAAAGGCCGCTGGTAAAATTAGGCGAGCGTATCGAAGCAGGCCAGGCGATTGCCGATGGTATTGCTACCAAAGAAGGTGAATTGGCTTTAGGTAAGAATGTTTTAGTCTCTTTAATGCCCTGGAGAGGTTATAACTTTGAAGACGCTATTCTTATCAGCGAGAGATTGGTTAAGCAGGATTCTTTTACCTCGATCCATATCGAAGAATTTGAGATTGAAGCTGCCGAAACCCGGCTGGGCAATGAAGAGATTACCCGTGATATTCCTAATGTCAGTGAAGAAGCTTTAAGAAATCTTGATGAGGATGGGATTATTCGAGTCGGGGCGGAGGTTGGGGCCGGAGATATTCTGGTTGGCAAAATTACTCCCAAGACCGATTCTGAACCCAGCCCGGAAGAAAGATTGCTGCGCGCAATTTTCGGCGAGAAAGCCGGCGATGTCCGTGACACTTCTCTAATTGTCCCTCCCGGAGTTGAAGGCATAGTTATTGATGTTCATGTTTTTCAGCGCAAAGACCGCGGCCGTAAAACTAAAGAAGAAAAGACTAAAGAATTAGCAAAAATCCGCGAACTCAAAGCGTATTATAAGCAAGAGATCGAATTTTTACAGGCCGAGAAAACTTTACGTTTATCTCAGGTGTTGGGAATAGATAAGAAAAAAGTAGAGAAGTTTGATTTCAGCGATAATGAAGAGGCAAAGATTTTAGCTGCTTCCTTTGATGAGCAGATGCAGGAGTTGTTGGCTGAAGAGGAGCAAGAGATTGAAAAGGTGCGCCGCGGCGATGAATTACCCACGGGTATCTTAAAGAGGGTTGTAGTCTATGTGGCTACAAAACGCAAACTTTCCGAAGGTGATAAACTTGCCGGCCGGCACGGTAATAAGGGTGTGGTTGCCAGGATTATCCCTGAAGAAAATATGCCTTATATGCCTGACGGTACTCCGGTAGATGTGGTTTTGAATCCATTAGGCGTTCCTTCGCGTATGAACGTAGGCCAGATCTTGGAATGCCATTTAGGCTGGGCGGCCAAAGTTTTAGGGATAAATGTCAGTTGCCCTGTGTTTGACGGGGCCAAAGAGGCTGAAATCAAGGAGTTGCTTAAGAAGGCGGATTTGCCGGAAGACGGAAAGATTACCCTCTACGATGGTTATACCGGTGAGCCTTTTGATCAGAAGGTTACCGTAGGGTACATGTACATTTTAAAACTTATCCATTTAGTTGATGAAAAAATTCATGCCCGCTCTATCGGGCCTTATTCTTTGGTTACGCAGCAGCCATTAGGCGGTAAAGCGCAATTTGGCGGCCAGAGATTAGGTGAAATGGAAGTTTGGGCTCTAGAAGCGTATGGAGCGGCATTCACTTTACAGGAGATGCTTACGGTTAAGAGTGATGATGTCAGCGGCAGGACGCGGATTTATGAAGCGATTGTTAAGGGTGAGCAGCGTTTAACTCACGGGACTCCGGAATCATTTAATGTTCTAATCAAGGAATTGCAAGGCTTGTGTCTTGATATCAAGACAGAAAAGGCTAAATAA